The Novosphingobium kaempferiae genome includes a window with the following:
- a CDS encoding glycoside hydrolase family 2 protein, giving the protein MFRSSLLLGVALILGIGQNAAYAQTVLPPAASVGGEPSYVGPIMTRWGKAVTAENAWRSYPRPQLERDTWMNLNGHWDYAIRPANAPRPETMDGKILVPFAVESRLSGVARKLLPGDRLWYKRTFALPAKWPGQRTLLHFGAVDFEATVVVNGAIVGSHKGGSDPFNFDVTAYLRPGDNELVVQVTDPTSTGDQPRGKQTLDPQGIWYTAVSGIWQTVWLEPVADLHIADLRAVPDIDKGELTIDVALSGTTTPADAVRVTALDKGKVIASTVMRGNRQVKLKIPGARLWSPDDPYLYDLKAELVKVAPPQGGAGGRPGLPPMTTEERQAYAKASVVGEPLDTVRSYFGMRKISTGIDPRTGKLALLLNNKPLFHNGTLDQGWWPESLLTPPSEEAARSDIVFLKKAGFNMLRKHIKVEPARYYYDADRLGILIWQDMPSGALGDQAVRRGSEWQTTFSSAGMAQYQQELARMIGALRAFPSIVMWVTNNEGWGQYDAKTVGGIAKSMDPSRLVNTASGWLDVADSGSDVYDIHTYEEVPLTPGQQADRPIVTGEYGGVGLPVPGHVWFTDRDARIYQFAADTEDFRRRYRIKFDAIVRQAKENGLAASVYTETTDVEGELNGLLTYDRMVEKLPAEEYARMAGPLFIGK; this is encoded by the coding sequence ATGTTTCGCTCTTCACTGTTGTTGGGGGTCGCGCTCATCCTCGGCATTGGCCAAAATGCCGCCTATGCACAGACTGTCTTGCCGCCTGCGGCATCGGTTGGCGGCGAACCGAGCTATGTCGGCCCGATCATGACCCGCTGGGGTAAGGCGGTCACCGCCGAGAATGCCTGGCGCAGCTATCCCCGCCCACAACTGGAGCGGGACACCTGGATGAACCTGAACGGCCATTGGGATTACGCGATCCGCCCCGCGAACGCGCCGCGACCGGAAACCATGGACGGTAAGATTCTCGTCCCCTTCGCGGTTGAATCCCGGCTGTCCGGAGTGGCGCGCAAGCTGCTGCCGGGAGACCGGCTTTGGTACAAGCGCACGTTCGCTCTCCCGGCAAAATGGCCGGGCCAACGAACGCTCCTGCATTTCGGCGCGGTCGACTTTGAGGCAACCGTCGTCGTCAATGGCGCCATCGTGGGCAGTCACAAGGGCGGCTCCGACCCGTTCAACTTCGATGTGACGGCCTACCTGCGCCCTGGCGACAACGAACTCGTCGTGCAGGTGACCGACCCGACTTCGACCGGCGACCAGCCGCGCGGCAAGCAGACACTTGATCCGCAGGGCATCTGGTATACGGCAGTAAGCGGGATCTGGCAGACCGTGTGGCTGGAGCCTGTGGCCGACCTTCATATCGCCGATCTGCGCGCGGTGCCGGACATCGACAAAGGCGAATTGACCATCGATGTGGCGCTCAGTGGCACTACCACGCCCGCCGATGCCGTTCGCGTCACCGCCCTCGACAAGGGCAAGGTGATCGCGAGTACGGTGATGCGCGGCAATCGCCAGGTAAAGCTGAAGATTCCGGGCGCCCGGCTATGGTCGCCCGACGATCCCTATCTCTATGATCTCAAGGCCGAACTGGTGAAAGTCGCACCTCCGCAGGGCGGGGCGGGCGGCAGGCCCGGCTTGCCGCCGATGACCACCGAGGAGCGGCAGGCCTACGCGAAGGCATCTGTCGTGGGGGAACCTTTGGATACCGTCAGAAGCTATTTCGGCATGCGCAAGATTTCCACCGGCATCGACCCGAGGACCGGCAAGTTGGCGCTCCTGCTGAACAACAAGCCGTTGTTCCACAACGGTACTCTCGATCAGGGATGGTGGCCCGAAAGCTTGCTGACCCCGCCGTCGGAAGAGGCCGCACGAAGTGACATCGTCTTTCTCAAGAAGGCGGGATTCAATATGCTGCGCAAGCATATCAAGGTTGAGCCCGCGCGGTATTACTACGATGCAGACCGTCTCGGCATCCTGATCTGGCAGGACATGCCTTCGGGAGCCTTGGGTGATCAGGCCGTGCGCCGTGGCAGCGAATGGCAGACGACGTTCTCCTCGGCGGGCATGGCCCAGTACCAGCAGGAACTGGCGCGGATGATCGGCGCCTTGCGGGCGTTCCCCTCGATTGTGATGTGGGTCACCAATAACGAAGGGTGGGGGCAATACGATGCGAAGACCGTTGGTGGTATCGCAAAGAGCATGGACCCCAGCAGGCTGGTCAATACCGCGAGCGGGTGGCTCGACGTGGCGGACAGCGGGTCGGACGTTTACGATATACACACTTACGAGGAAGTGCCCCTTACACCTGGACAACAGGCTGACAGGCCGATCGTGACGGGAGAATACGGCGGCGTGGGCCTCCCGGTTCCGGGTCATGTGTGGTTCACCGATCGCGACGCGCGCATCTATCAGTTCGCTGCCGACACCGAAGATTTCCGGCGGCGCTACCGGATCAAGTTCGATGCCATCGTTCGTCAGGCGAAGGAGAACGGGCTCGCGGCATCCGTTTATACCGAAACGACCGATGTGGAAGGAGAGCTGAACGGGCTCTTGACCTATGATCGTATGGTCGAAAAACTCCCAGCCGAGGAGTACGCGCGCATGGCGGGTCCTTTATTTATCGGGAAATGA
- a CDS encoding MFS transporter, whose product MASCSSSEPPAPLEDIGRITLRRITWRLMPLLCLLYLVAYIDRQNVAFAKLQMVGDLGLSEAAYGLGSALFFLGYCIFEIPSNLILERVGPRLWFARIIGGWGLVTLALAFAWTPASFYALRFLLGVAEAGFFPGVLYLLTLWFPQGQRARAIGLFLLASTFANAVGAGLGGLLLELDDVGGLRGWQWVFIATAVPALLLVPLVLTRLPRRPEDAPWLTGQQKAWLASTLAAEGGSRDHGNPLRALGDRRVIVLCLAFVGFPLAAYGLSYWLPTIVRGFGVGDATNGLLNMIPWLVVAAALWGLPALAARSSGFRRFIVAPAFLGAFCLVMTTVVPWPALQFAALCVAAAAIFAGQPFFWVLPGRFLSGAAAAAGFAAINSVGNLGGFLAQTIIPRIHDATDSDLAPMLFLATMLALSGSAIFLTVRLIPRS is encoded by the coding sequence ATGGCAAGTTGCAGCTCTTCCGAACCGCCCGCGCCGCTGGAAGACATCGGCCGGATCACGCTCCGGCGCATCACCTGGCGCCTGATGCCTCTGCTCTGCCTGCTGTATCTCGTCGCCTACATCGATCGGCAGAACGTTGCCTTCGCCAAGCTCCAGATGGTCGGCGACCTCGGGCTCAGCGAAGCGGCGTACGGGTTGGGATCGGCGCTGTTCTTCCTGGGCTACTGCATCTTCGAGATCCCCAGCAACCTGATCCTGGAGCGGGTCGGGCCGCGCCTGTGGTTCGCGCGGATCATCGGGGGCTGGGGGCTCGTCACGCTGGCGCTGGCCTTCGCATGGACACCTGCGAGCTTCTATGCGCTGCGCTTCCTGCTCGGTGTCGCAGAGGCCGGCTTCTTTCCCGGGGTGCTCTATCTGCTGACCTTGTGGTTTCCGCAGGGGCAACGGGCAAGGGCGATCGGCCTGTTCTTGCTCGCGAGCACCTTTGCCAACGCGGTAGGCGCCGGGCTTGGTGGCCTGCTGCTCGAACTCGACGATGTCGGCGGCCTGCGCGGTTGGCAATGGGTTTTCATCGCCACTGCGGTTCCCGCGCTCCTGCTGGTCCCCCTCGTGCTCACCCGGTTGCCGCGCCGCCCGGAAGACGCACCCTGGCTGACCGGGCAGCAGAAGGCATGGCTGGCGTCTACACTGGCGGCGGAAGGTGGATCGCGGGATCATGGCAACCCCTTGCGCGCGCTGGGCGATCGCCGCGTCATCGTGCTGTGCCTGGCCTTCGTCGGCTTTCCGCTTGCGGCCTATGGCCTGAGCTACTGGCTGCCGACCATCGTTCGCGGGTTCGGCGTCGGCGACGCCACCAACGGGTTGTTGAACATGATCCCCTGGCTTGTCGTCGCAGCTGCCCTGTGGGGCCTTCCGGCCCTGGCGGCGCGCAGTTCGGGGTTCCGCCGCTTCATCGTCGCCCCGGCTTTCCTCGGAGCTTTCTGTCTGGTGATGACGACGGTGGTGCCATGGCCGGCGCTGCAATTCGCGGCGCTGTGCGTCGCGGCCGCCGCGATCTTCGCCGGGCAGCCTTTCTTTTGGGTGCTCCCCGGCCGTTTCCTGAGCGGGGCCGCTGCGGCGGCCGGGTTCGCCGCGATCAACTCCGTGGGCAATCTCGGCGGGTTCTTGGCCCAGACGATCATTCCCCGCATTCACGACGCCACGGACAGCGATCTTGCGCCGATGCTGTTCCTGGCCACCATGCTGGCGCTGTCGGGCTCCGCCATTTTCCTGACAGTGCGCCTTATTCCACGCTCCTAG